ATTGATAAATGGTTGTTTCAATCAAGTATTCCTGTTTTATATAGCGAATTTAATGTGGTAGTTCCTGAATATTATTCCTATAAACCAGCATTTAGAGGATTTATTACTCCTAAAATAATTACTGATAGAAAATCAAGAACCATTACGTTGACTAGTAAATCATCTGTTGGTTCAGGATTTAATACAAAGTCATCAATTAATTCAGACAGTTTTACATATTCTGAAAACATATCTAAATATATTTTAACAAATATTCCAGCAATAAAGGATGAAAAGTTTACAAATAATATTAAAAATTACATTTCAAGTGTTGAACTTGAATTATCATCAATACAATTTCCAGGAGAGCCTGTAAAAACTTTTTTAACAGACTGGGAGTCAGTTGTTAAGAAAATATATGAAAATAATGATTTTGGAAACGAACTCAATAAAACAGGTTATTATGAAAAAGATATTGATGCTATTTTGGCGGGATTAACAAAAAATGATGAAAAGATAAATGCAATTTTCACATTTGTTAAATCTAAAATGAATTGGAACGAATTCTATGGCTACAGTTGTAATGATGGAGTAAAAAAAGCATATCAAGAGAAGAAAGGTAATGTAGCAGAAATTAATTTAATGCTTACATCGATGTTACGATTTGCAGGAATAGAAGCTAATCCAATTTTAATTAGCACAAGAGGTAACGGAATTGCGCTTTTCCCGTCAAGGAGTGCATTTGATTATGTTATTTCAGGAGTAGAATTGGGCAACGAAATAATATTGTTAGATGCTACAAATAAATATTCTTTGCCAAATATTCTTCCAATTAGGGATCTAAATTGGTTTGGAAGATTAATTAGAAAGGATGGAAGTTCTTCACATATTGATTTAATGCCTAAAGCAAATTCTAAAGAAGTTATTAATTTGATGGCTGATATTTCTGCAACAGGAGAAGTTACAGGAAAAGTAAGAGATCAATATTTTGATTATAACGCTTTTCGATTCAGAGATAATTATAATGGATTAACAAAGGAAAGTCTACTAGAGAAAATTGAAAAAAAATATCAAGGATTAGAAGTTGAAAATTATGATGTACAAAATAACAATGATTTGTCAAAACCAATAGTAGAAAGTTATTCATTTGTATCAAATAATGCTGTAGAAATTATTGGAGATAAAATGTATTTTTCACCTTTTTTTCATTTTGCTTTAACCGAAAATCCTTTTAAGCAAGATGTTAGACTTTATCCAGTTGATTTTGTTTATCCTGCTCAAGACAAATATAGTATTAGTATCAAAATACCTGATGGATATACAGTTGAAACGTTAACTGAAAATAAAGCCATTGGATTGCCAGATAATTTAGGAAACTTTAAATACAATATTTCAAATAATGGAAATCAAATACAGTTGTTATATTCTTTAGATATTAATTCGGCTATAATAAGTTCAGAAATGTATCATGCGGTGAAAGAGTTTTTTAAAGAAATGGTAAATAAACAAACAGAGAAAATAGTTCTCAAAAAAATGTAATTATGGACCTAAAAAATTCACAACTAGAAGTAGATAAATGGATAAAAAACCATGGCGTTCGTTATTTTAACGAGCTTACAAATATGGCGCAATTGACAGAAGAAGTTGGTGAAGTCGCCAGAATTATTGCCCGAAGATATGGTGAACAATCAGAAAAAGAAAGTGATAAAAATAAAGATTTAGGCGAAGAATTGGCTGATGTTGTGTTTGTTGTTTTATGCCTTGCAAACCAAACAGGAGTTGACTTACAAGCTGCTTTTGATAAAAAGTTAGATTTAAAAACAAACCGCGATCACGATAGACATCATAATAACGAAAAACTAAAATAGTTTTGAATTTACACTTAAATTTTTCTTCAACTAATAAAAAATCAAGTTTAAACATTACTGGTTCTAAATCGGAAACCAATAGATTATTGTTGCTACAAGCTTTATTTCCCGAATTGAAATTAGAAAATATTTCAATTTCAGATGATTCAGTAGTTATGCAGAAGTCGATATCAAGGAGTCAAAAAGTTGTTGATATTCATCATGCAGGAACTGCTATGCGATTTCTTACGGCATATTTTGCAATTAAGGAAAACAGCGATGTTGTTTTGACAGGTTCATCTCGAATGAAACAGAGACCAATTAAATTTCTTGTAGATGCTTTGCAACAACTCGGCGCAGAAATTAATTATGTCGAAAATGAAAACTATCCGCCAATTAGAATAAAAGGGAAAAAACTAACAAAAAACAAAGTCACTTTAAAAGCAAATGTTAGTAGTCAATATATTTCAGCACTTTTATTGATAGCGCCTAAATTAGAAAATGGTTTGGAGTTAGTTTTAGAAGGAGAAATTACCTCAATACCTTATATCAGGATGACTTTAGCTTTGTTAAATGAAATTGGTATTGAAACCTCATTTGAAAATAATATAATCAAAGTAAATTCAAAACTCAAAACTCAAAATCCAGAAGTAAAAATTGAAAGTGATTGGTCATCAGCATCATATTATTATTCAATAGTTGCATTATCACAAATTGGAACCCAAATTATTTTGTCAAATTTCAAAAAGAATAGTTTTCAAGGTGACTCAATATTGGTAGAAATTTATAAAAGTTTTGGTGTTGAAACAACTTTTGTCGAAAATCAAATTATTCTTGAAAAGAAAGAATATAAGTGTAGTTCAGTAAAATTAAATTTAATTGAATCACCAGACATTGCACAAACAATTGCTGTTACATGCTTCGGACTTGGAGTTGGATGCAGACTTGAAGGTTTACACACTTTAAAAATTAAAGAAACCGATAGATTAGAAGCACTAAAAAAGGAATTGTCAAAACTTGGAGCAATGGTATTTACTACTGATTCAATTTTGCAAATTGCTCCATCTACTAGAATTAAAGAAAATATTTCTATAAAAACGTATCAAGATCATAGAATGGCAATGGCATTTGCGCCTTTAGCTTTGAGAACAAATTTGATTATTGAAGACTCAGAAGTCGTTTCAAAATCATATCCTACTTTTTGGGATGATTTAAAACAAATTGGATTTGAAATTGAGGAAATTAATTAAAAAAGTTTCTTTTTACTAGTATTTACAGTAGCTCAAAAACAATTTGAAAATAAATACTTCATTTTACTTGACAACGCCTATTTCACAATAGTATATTTGCACCCGAAAGATTTTAACCAAGCTAAGGAACAACCTTAACTTATAAACTCTTAAACTTATAAACACATATTTAATGAAATTATCACATTTTAATTTTAATCTTCCAGCAGAATTATTAGCTGAATATCCAGCAGAAAATAGAGATGAATCTCGTTTGATGGTTGTAAACAGAAAAACAAAAACGATTGAACATAAATTGTTCAAAGACGTTATTGATTATTTTAGTGATGGCGATGTTTTCATTTTAAACAATACCAAAGTTTTTCCTGCTCGCATGTATGGAAACAAAGAAAAAACTGGAGCAAGAATTGAAGTTTTCTTATTAAGAGAACTTAATGCTGAGCAACGTCTTTGGGACGTATTGGTTGATCCAGCAAGAAAAATTAGAATTGGAAACAAATTATATTTTGGAGATGATGATTCATTGGTGGCAGAAGTAATCGATAATACAACATCTCGTGGAAGAACTTTACGTTTTTTATATGATGGTTCTTATGAAGATTTTAGAATGAAGTTACTTGAATTGGGAGAAACTCCAATTCCAAAATACATCAACCGTGAAGTTACAGATGAAGATGCTGAGCGTTACCAAACAATTTACGCAAAAGAAGAAGGTGCGGTTGCTGCTCCTACCGCAGGATTACACTTTTCAAAACATCTTCTAAAAAGATTAGAAATCAAAGGTGTTAATTTTGCTGAGGTAACACTTCATGTTGGTTTAGGAACTTTTAATCCAGTTGAAGTAGAAGATTTATCTAAGCACAAAATGGATTCGGAAGAATTAAAAATTACTCAAGAAGCCTGTGATATAGTTAATGAAGCAAAAGCTAAGAAAAAGAAAATTTGTTGTGTTGGAACTACTTCTATGCGTTCTATAGAAAGTTCGGTTTCTTCTCAAGGAACATTAAATCCTTTTGAAGGATGGACGAATAAATTTATTTTTCCACCATATGATTTTAGTATTGCAGATTGCATGATAACAAATTTTCATACTCCAAAATCAACCTTATTAATGATGGTTTCTGCATTTTGTGGTCACGATTTAATGAAGAAAGCCTACGAAGAAGCAATCAAAGAAAAATATAAGTTTTATTCTTATGGTGACGCGATGTTAATTTTATAATTATAAAGTCAAATTATAAATCAATCCCATTCTAAAAATTAGTTTGGGATTTTTTTTGTTCTGTAACTAGTTAAAACTTTTTTACCTTATCTCTTTTCAATACTTTTACACTTTCAAACAAAAAACACAATGATTTTTCAAAATACCCTTGAATTTGCAAAAGAATTAGACCAAAAAGATGAATTAAAAAATTATAGAAACGAATTTATTTTTCCTCAGCTTAATGGTGAAAATGTAATTTATTTTACTGGAAATTCTCTTGGTTTACAACCAAAATCTGCCAAAAATTATGTTGATGAAGTAATGAATGATTGGGCAAACCTTGCTGTCGAAGGTCATTTTTTTGCAGATAAACCTTGGTGGGATTATCACGAAAGATTTGCTGAACCATTGAGCAAATTGGTTGGAGCAAAGCCGTCAGAAGTAACAGTAATGAATACTTTAACAGTTAATCTTCACCTTTTGATGGTTTCTTTTTATAAACCAACAACAAAACGTTACAAAATTATTTGCGAAGAAAAAGCTTTTCCATCTGACCAATATATGTTTCAATCACAAGTAAATTTTCACGGTTATAAACCAGAAGATGCAATTGTTGAAATCAAACGTCGTGAAGGAGAAAATAACATTCGATTAGAAGATATTATTTCTAAAATAAATGAAGTAGGCGACGAATTGGCATTGGTGCTTTTCGGTGGAGTAAATTATTACACCGGACAAGTTTTTGATATGAAATCAATAACTGATGCAGGTCATAAAGTTGGAGCCATTGTTGGTTTTGATTTAGCTCATGCAGCAGGAAACATTAAACTCGATTTACATAATTGGAATGTAGATTTTGCTGCTTGGTGTTCGTATAAATATATGAATTCTGGACCAGGTAACGCTTCGGGTTGTTTTATTCATGAAAAACATCACAGTTCAGATTTACCAAGATTTGCTGGTTGGTGGGCACAAAAAAAAGAAAAACGATTCTTAATGGAACCAAATTTTGATCCAACCGTTGGAGCCGATGGTTGGCAGGTTAGTAATTTGCCAGTTTTAACATTAGCACCATATTTAGCTTCTGTTGAAATGTTTGCCGAAGTAGGAATGGATAAATTAATTGCAAAAAGAAACCAAATAACAGCTTATCTCGAATTCATTCTTCATGAAATTGATAAAGAAATAGACGGAACAGAATTTGAAATCATTACACCTTCAAATCAAGATGAAAGAGCTTGTCAATTATCGGTTTTTCTTCATGGTCAAGGAAAAGATTTATTTCATTACTTGATGAAAAATGGAGTTATTACCGATTGGCGAGAACCAAATGTTATTCGTTTAGCTCCAGCACCATTTTATTGTTCTTATGAAGACATGTATAAATTTGGTCAAATATTAAAAACTGGAATTTTAAGTTTAAGTAAATCATAATGACAAAAGAACAAATAATACAAAATTTTGACCCAAGCCAACCAGGATTAGCAGATGCAACTATTTTTGGATTACCATTTTCTGCTGAACAGTCTGAAATTATTATAATTCCAGTGCCTTGGGAAGTTACAGTAAGTTATGGTTCTGGTGCTTCTGAAGGTCCAAATGCTATTCTTGACGCTTCATTTCAAGTAGATTTAAACCATCAAGAGTTTCCAGAATTATGGAAATTAGGAATGTATTTTGCAGAAATTCCAAATTCTTGGTCAAAGAATTCTGAGAAATATAAAGAATTGGCACAACCAATCATTGAAGCTTTAGAATCAGGTGAAGATTTAGAAACTTATCCAGCTTTAATGGATGATTTGCATAAAATCAACAAAGCCTGCAGAGAATTACACAATGAAGTAAGAGAAAAAGTTTTGTATTGGATGAATCAAGGCAAAAAAGTAGTTTTACTTGGTGGCGATCATTCCACTCCATTAGGATATTATGAAGCTTTAGCAACCAACCATGAAAGTTTTGGAATTCTTCATCTTGATGCACATATGGACTTACGTATTGCCTACGAAGGTTTTGAATTTTCT
The window above is part of the Flavobacterium sp. PMTSA4 genome. Proteins encoded here:
- a CDS encoding DUF3857 domain-containing protein, translated to MKKVFLLSLFICINTIAQNRDLGKVTVQELEEKVCPIDSSAVASILFSKGDVRYDYTQGNGFTMSTTVKTKIKIYKKEGYDWANKAVNYYIGSNPNEKLSFSNEITYNLVNGKIEKTKLKSDGEYDEKVNQFWGRKKISMPNIKEGSIVEYEYTLISSNFGSIDKWLFQSSIPVLYSEFNVVVPEYYSYKPAFRGFITPKIITDRKSRTITLTSKSSVGSGFNTKSSINSDSFTYSENISKYILTNIPAIKDEKFTNNIKNYISSVELELSSIQFPGEPVKTFLTDWESVVKKIYENNDFGNELNKTGYYEKDIDAILAGLTKNDEKINAIFTFVKSKMNWNEFYGYSCNDGVKKAYQEKKGNVAEINLMLTSMLRFAGIEANPILISTRGNGIALFPSRSAFDYVISGVELGNEIILLDATNKYSLPNILPIRDLNWFGRLIRKDGSSSHIDLMPKANSKEVINLMADISATGEVTGKVRDQYFDYNAFRFRDNYNGLTKESLLEKIEKKYQGLEVENYDVQNNNDLSKPIVESYSFVSNNAVEIIGDKMYFSPFFHFALTENPFKQDVRLYPVDFVYPAQDKYSISIKIPDGYTVETLTENKAIGLPDNLGNFKYNISNNGNQIQLLYSLDINSAIISSEMYHAVKEFFKEMVNKQTEKIVLKKM
- a CDS encoding nucleotide pyrophosphohydrolase, encoding MDLKNSQLEVDKWIKNHGVRYFNELTNMAQLTEEVGEVARIIARRYGEQSEKESDKNKDLGEELADVVFVVLCLANQTGVDLQAAFDKKLDLKTNRDHDRHHNNEKLK
- the aroA gene encoding 3-phosphoshikimate 1-carboxyvinyltransferase — translated: MNLHLNFSSTNKKSSLNITGSKSETNRLLLLQALFPELKLENISISDDSVVMQKSISRSQKVVDIHHAGTAMRFLTAYFAIKENSDVVLTGSSRMKQRPIKFLVDALQQLGAEINYVENENYPPIRIKGKKLTKNKVTLKANVSSQYISALLLIAPKLENGLELVLEGEITSIPYIRMTLALLNEIGIETSFENNIIKVNSKLKTQNPEVKIESDWSSASYYYSIVALSQIGTQIILSNFKKNSFQGDSILVEIYKSFGVETTFVENQIILEKKEYKCSSVKLNLIESPDIAQTIAVTCFGLGVGCRLEGLHTLKIKETDRLEALKKELSKLGAMVFTTDSILQIAPSTRIKENISIKTYQDHRMAMAFAPLALRTNLIIEDSEVVSKSYPTFWDDLKQIGFEIEEIN
- the queA gene encoding tRNA preQ1(34) S-adenosylmethionine ribosyltransferase-isomerase QueA, which encodes MKLSHFNFNLPAELLAEYPAENRDESRLMVVNRKTKTIEHKLFKDVIDYFSDGDVFILNNTKVFPARMYGNKEKTGARIEVFLLRELNAEQRLWDVLVDPARKIRIGNKLYFGDDDSLVAEVIDNTTSRGRTLRFLYDGSYEDFRMKLLELGETPIPKYINREVTDEDAERYQTIYAKEEGAVAAPTAGLHFSKHLLKRLEIKGVNFAEVTLHVGLGTFNPVEVEDLSKHKMDSEELKITQEACDIVNEAKAKKKKICCVGTTSMRSIESSVSSQGTLNPFEGWTNKFIFPPYDFSIADCMITNFHTPKSTLLMMVSAFCGHDLMKKAYEEAIKEKYKFYSYGDAMLIL
- the kynU gene encoding kynureninase codes for the protein MIFQNTLEFAKELDQKDELKNYRNEFIFPQLNGENVIYFTGNSLGLQPKSAKNYVDEVMNDWANLAVEGHFFADKPWWDYHERFAEPLSKLVGAKPSEVTVMNTLTVNLHLLMVSFYKPTTKRYKIICEEKAFPSDQYMFQSQVNFHGYKPEDAIVEIKRREGENNIRLEDIISKINEVGDELALVLFGGVNYYTGQVFDMKSITDAGHKVGAIVGFDLAHAAGNIKLDLHNWNVDFAAWCSYKYMNSGPGNASGCFIHEKHHSSDLPRFAGWWAQKKEKRFLMEPNFDPTVGADGWQVSNLPVLTLAPYLASVEMFAEVGMDKLIAKRNQITAYLEFILHEIDKEIDGTEFEIITPSNQDERACQLSVFLHGQGKDLFHYLMKNGVITDWREPNVIRLAPAPFYCSYEDMYKFGQILKTGILSLSKS
- a CDS encoding agmatinase family protein; the protein is MTKEQIIQNFDPSQPGLADATIFGLPFSAEQSEIIIIPVPWEVTVSYGSGASEGPNAILDASFQVDLNHQEFPELWKLGMYFAEIPNSWSKNSEKYKELAQPIIEALESGEDLETYPALMDDLHKINKACRELHNEVREKVLYWMNQGKKVVLLGGDHSTPLGYYEALATNHESFGILHLDAHMDLRIAYEGFEFSHASIMYNALKIENISKIVQVGIRDFCEEEVGVVKNENGRVLIHTDADLKAETFSGKTWADQCDEIIATLPQKVCISFDVDGMYPWYCPNTGTPVPGGFSFEQATYLFNKLAISGKEIIGFDFVEVAPGENDDWDGNVGARMLFHMCGVLAKNNGMKTGNRINFQRK